From one Flavobacterium sp. N502536 genomic stretch:
- a CDS encoding aminotransferase class V-fold PLP-dependent enzyme, which translates to MKLMENMQSAFSRSEIERFRNETIGCKNVNHLNNAGASLMPDVVTQVILEHIKLESEIGGYEAAALKANEIQQFYVQAGKLVNCNPSNIAFTASATDSYTRALSSIPFSPGDIILTDNDDFISNQIQFISCQKRFGIKIIRIKNAEIGGVDLHDLEEKLFTLKPKLLAITHIPTNSGLVQSVKSIGDIYKRYSKEHSDKTWYILDACQSAGQMKLDVEELACDFLSITIRKFLRGPRGTGFLYISDRALKSRLEPLFIDMRGADWIEKDEYKPQSGARRFEDWEFAYALVLGSKVAIEYCLNIGEDKIWQQIQLLSKHMRNELSKNPKVRVLDKGPELGALITFTVKDSQPGFIVEELLKRKINVVPSFRNFAVIDFDEKGVEWAIRASPHYYNTFEEIDLFIEAVQEIV; encoded by the coding sequence ATGAAACTAATGGAAAATATGCAAAGTGCTTTTTCACGAAGTGAAATCGAAAGATTTAGAAATGAAACTATAGGTTGTAAAAATGTAAATCATTTAAACAATGCAGGGGCAAGTCTTATGCCGGATGTGGTAACGCAGGTTATTTTGGAACATATAAAGTTAGAATCTGAAATCGGGGGCTACGAAGCAGCTGCTTTAAAAGCAAATGAAATTCAGCAATTTTACGTACAAGCCGGGAAGTTGGTTAATTGTAATCCATCAAATATTGCTTTTACGGCAAGTGCTACAGATTCTTATACTCGCGCATTGTCTTCTATCCCGTTTTCTCCTGGTGATATCATATTGACGGATAATGATGATTTTATTTCAAATCAAATCCAGTTTATTTCATGCCAGAAAAGATTTGGAATAAAAATCATAAGAATAAAAAATGCAGAAATCGGCGGTGTAGATCTGCATGATTTAGAAGAAAAATTATTTACTCTTAAACCAAAACTATTAGCGATAACACATATTCCTACGAATTCGGGCTTGGTTCAATCTGTTAAAAGCATAGGCGATATATACAAACGTTATTCAAAAGAGCATAGCGATAAAACCTGGTATATTCTTGATGCTTGCCAGTCTGCAGGTCAGATGAAGCTGGATGTTGAAGAATTAGCATGTGATTTTTTGAGTATAACCATCAGGAAGTTTTTAAGAGGTCCTCGTGGTACCGGTTTTCTTTATATTTCGGATAGAGCTTTAAAATCCAGGCTTGAGCCATTATTTATTGATATGAGAGGTGCCGACTGGATTGAAAAAGATGAGTACAAACCACAATCCGGTGCCAGACGTTTTGAAGATTGGGAGTTTGCCTACGCACTTGTTTTGGGAAGTAAAGTGGCTATTGAGTATTGTTTGAATATAGGGGAGGATAAAATTTGGCAGCAAATACAACTGTTGTCAAAACATATGAGAAATGAATTGTCAAAAAATCCTAAAGTTAGAGTTTTGGATAAAGGACCTGAGTTGGGCGCATTGATTACTTTTACCGTTAAAGATTCACAACCGGGATTTATCGTTGAGGAGTTGCTGAAGCGAAAAATCAACGTTGTGCCAAGTTTTCGAAATTTTGCTGTTATTGATTTTGATGAAAAGGGAGTAGAGTGGGCTATCAGGGCATCTCCACATTATTACAATACTTTCGAGGAAATCGATTTGTTTATTGAAGCTGTTCAGGAAATCGTGTAA
- a CDS encoding RidA family protein codes for MKVHFSKDAPKPIGPYSHAIQSGNLLYCSGQTPIKPESMKIEVTDVKGQTHRAIKNLQTVLQEAGLALNHVIKVNVFLTDMENFSGMNEVYALCFGEHLPARSTVAVKGLPYDALVEIECIAEFKNNVE; via the coding sequence ATGAAAGTACATTTTTCAAAGGATGCTCCAAAACCAATTGGACCTTATTCGCATGCTATACAAAGCGGTAATTTGTTATACTGCTCCGGGCAGACACCTATTAAGCCTGAGAGTATGAAAATTGAGGTTACCGATGTAAAAGGACAGACGCATAGGGCTATTAAAAATCTTCAGACTGTTTTGCAAGAGGCCGGACTTGCGCTTAACCATGTTATAAAAGTAAATGTGTTTTTGACGGATATGGAGAATTTCTCCGGAATGAATGAAGTTTATGCTTTGTGTTTTGGCGAACACCTTCCGGCCAGAAGTACTGTTGCTGTTAAAGGGCTGCCTTATGATGCTTTGGTTGAAATAGAATGTATAGCAGAGTTTAAAAATAATGTTGAATAA
- a CDS encoding Lrp/AsnC family transcriptional regulator — protein sequence MQALDEYDKKLLQFMQENNKMTAQELGDLVNLSSSAVQRRLTRLRENKIIEADVSIIAPSILGLTVTCIVDIILADGNSKALEKFKASMRKCTEVMQCYFVTGTYDFVIIVNAENMQHYESFAKKWLMDNPNVKHFYTHVIMDKVKVGYNLAI from the coding sequence ATGCAAGCACTAGACGAATACGACAAAAAGCTTTTACAATTCATGCAGGAGAATAATAAAATGACCGCGCAAGAACTTGGAGACTTAGTAAATTTAAGCAGTTCCGCAGTACAAAGAAGATTAACAAGATTAAGAGAAAACAAAATAATAGAGGCGGATGTCTCCATTATAGCACCAAGTATACTAGGACTCACCGTTACCTGCATAGTCGATATTATTCTGGCAGATGGAAATTCGAAAGCCTTAGAAAAATTCAAGGCCTCAATGCGAAAATGCACTGAAGTCATGCAGTGTTACTTTGTAACCGGCACCTACGATTTTGTCATTATTGTAAATGCAGAAAACATGCAGCACTACGAATCATTCGCTAAAAAATGGCTCATGGACAACCCAAATGTCAAACACTTTTATACTCATGTCATAATGGATAAAGTAAAAGTTGGCTACAATCTTGCTATTTAA